One region of Callithrix jacchus isolate 240 chromosome 16, calJac240_pri, whole genome shotgun sequence genomic DNA includes:
- the TSPYL5 gene encoding testis-specific Y-encoded-like protein 5 gives MSGRSRGRKSSRAKSRGKGRARARVRPTPDDAPRDPDPSQYQSLGEDIRAVQVQAGAGWGGLETAASAQLLRPGEEAACRLPLDCGLALRARAAGDRGQAAACPGPGKAVSFSERLVSDTVFVGTAGPVGRPKNAPRGGNRRGPAGKKPPETCSTAGRGPQVVAGRKQKKGAAGENTSVPAGEEKKEERDAGSGPPATEGSMDTLENVQLKLENMNAQADRAYLRLSRKFGQLRLQHLERRNHLIQNIPGFWGKAFQNHPQLASFLNSQEKEVLSYLSSLEVEELGLARLGYKIKFYFDRNPYFQNKVLIKEYGCGPSGQVVSRSTPIQWLPGHDLQSVSQGNPENNRSFFGWFSNHSSIESDKIVEIINEELWPNPLQFYLLSEGPRVEKGKEKEGRQGPGKQPVATPQPGVSQSN, from the coding sequence ATGAGCGGCCGAAGTCGGGGTCGAAAATCCTCCCGCGCCAAAAGCCGGGGCAAAGGCCGCGCCAGAGCCCGAGTCCGCCCTACTCCTGACGACGCCCCGCGCGACCCGGACCCTTCACAGTACCAGAGTCTCGGGGAGGACATCCGAGCGGTACAGGTGCAGGCTGGCGCGGGGTGGGGTGGCCTGGAAACCGCTGCGTCCGCGCAGCTCCTCCGGCCTGGGGAGGAGGCCGCCTGCCGGCTCCCCCTGGACTGTGGCCTCGCACTGCGGGCCCGAGCTGCGGGGGACCGCGGGCAGGCCGCGGCCTGTCCCGGCCCCGGGAAGGCCGTATCTTTCTCAGAGCGCCTGGTCTCAGACACTGTCTTCGTGGGAACAGCGGGACCCGTGGGAAGGCCGAAAAATGCCCCCCGCGGTGGAAACCGGCGTGGCCCTGCCGGGAAGAAGCCTCCAGAAACGTGTAGCACCGCGGGGAGGGGGCCTCAGGTGGTAGCTGgtaggaagcagaagaaaggggcGGCAGGGGAGAATACCTCCGTCCCGGCCggtgaggaaaagaaggaagagagagatgcAGGGTCGGGGCCCCCAGCGACGGAAGGCAGCATGGATACGCTGGAGAACGTGCagctgaagctggagaacatgAACGCGCAGGCGGACAGGGCCTACCTTCGGCTCTCGAGGAAGTTTGGGCAGTTGCGACTGCAGCACTTGGAGCGCAGGAACCACCTCATCCAAAATATCCCAGGCTTCTGGGGGAAAGCATTTCAGAACCACCCCCAGCTAGCATCCTTTCTGAACAGCCAAGAAAAAGAGGTACTGAGCTACCTAAGCAGCCTGGAAGTGGAGGAGCTTGGCCTTGCCAGATTGGGCTACAAAATCAAGTTCTACTTCGATCGCAACCCATATTTCCAAAACAAGGTGCTCATCAAGGAATATGGGTGTGGTCCTTCTGGCCAGGTAGTCTCTCGTTCTACTCCAATCCAGTGGCTCCCAGGGCATGATCTCCAGTCCGTAAGCCAGGGAAACCCAGAAAACAACCGTAGCTTCTTTGGGTGGTTTTCAAACCACAGCTCCATTGAGTCTGACAAGATTGTGGAGATAATCAATGAGGAACTGTGGCCCAATCCCCTGCAGTTCTACCTTTTGAGTGAAGGGCCTCGtgtagagaaaggaaaggaaaaagaaggcagaCAAGGTCCGGGAAAGCAGCCGGTGGCAACTCCTCAGCCTGGGGTGAGCCAGTCCAACTGA